The Deefgea tanakiae DNA segment TCAAACCTTATCAATCCTATAAATTTTCATTATGCTGAATCCGCTTTGGCTGTGCTCTTTTCAAGCTGTCGTGCGCTTAGGTAGCTTCACCCGTGCCGCCGATGAGCTTAACTTAACCCAAGCCGCCATTAGCCAGCACATGGCTAGACTTGAAGCTCAGACTGGTCGCTTGTTTATACGGCAAGGCCGGCAACTGGAATTAACGCCGAACGGGCAGGCTTTATTGATATACGCACAAGAAGTCGACATCGCGCAGAAGCGCTTTTTTCGCACGCTGAGTGCCTATGGGCCGGTGAACGGATCGGTTTCGCTGATGGTGCCCGGTAGTGTCGGGCTAAAACTTTATCCTGAGTTGTTGGCGTGGCAAATTGAGCAGCCCGCAATCTCAATTGAAATGCGTTTTGCACCAGAACCCTGCATTATCCAAGCCTTACTCGATCAGACTACCGAACTGGGTATCGTGACCTACACACCAAGCGATGAGCGCCTAAATTACACCCGCTTGGGTCAAGAGCAGCTCTGCTTAGTTTTACCAGCTCAAAGTCAAGCTCGCGGCTGGGATGATTTGCAGCAGTTAGGCTGGATTAATCACCCCGATGGCACAGCCATGGCGATGCGCTGGTTTGCTCGTGCGTTTCCCGGCAAACGCTTGGCAGATATTCCAGAGCGCGGCTTTATTAACCAGATTAGCCTTATTTTGCAACCGGTCGTACTAGGCTTAGGGTTTGCAATCTTGCCTCAGCATGCGGTCAAAGCATTTCAACAACAAGACGCCATACGCATTTGGTCCCTAGAGCAAGCTGTCAGCGATACTCTTTGGCTGGTGCAACGACAAGAGTGGCCTCTAAGTCAGCAAGTACGACTCGCTGCCGAGATAATTAAATCAGGGCTGACTAACTAGAATAAAGCAGTGTTCGACTGCTAAGGCCGAGCAGCATAAGCAAGAAACCTGAATACTAAAGGCCGCTACCTGATGGTTAGCGGCCTTTCATTTTTCACCCGTCGGCATCGACACATCGGCCAAAGCCGCCACTCGTGTGTGCCCAACACAACATCAAGCAACTTACTTTTTCGTCAGCTTCGAACAATGAGCCCAATCACGCTAACGCCATGTAAAACTCGTCTTTAAGTTGGCTTATCGCGCGGACCAATGCCAAGATGGTTTTTCCAAATCGTGTAGACCTAAAATAGTCGTTTCACCCAATACCTTCTGCAAAATAATAGAATTGCAATCGCTCTCACGCTCTAGCGCGGCGACCAAGCGACTCGCGTGACTTACGACAATCACTTGGCTACGTTGTGCGGCAGCGCAAATCAAACGTGCTAAGGCCGGTAACAAATCGGGATGCAAGCTGGTTTCTGGCTCGTTCAAGACCAAGAGTTCGGGTGGTCGAGGGCTCAATAGCGCTGCGACTAGGAGCAAATAGCGCAGCGTGCCGTCGGATAACTCGCTGGTCGCCAAAGGCCGCAACAGACCATGCTGCCACATGACGACACTAAACCGGCCTTGCTGTACTTCAATCTGAATTCGCGCACCAGGAAAAGCATCATCAATCGCAGCAGCGAGTGTGTCCGGCTCACCAATTTCAATAATCGTTTGCAAGGCTGCGGCTAAATTAGCGCCATCGTTGGCTAAAATTGGGGTGTAGGTGCCAATCTGTGCTTGCCGCACAGGTGCGGCAGCATCGGTGCGCAGATGATCATAAAATCGCCAGCGGCGCATCGCCTCCCGCAGTTGCAGTACTTCGGGCGCGTTCATCGGATCAGCACATTGCATAAACACACTGTCGTAAGATGGCACATGCTGATTGATCACTTGCCATGCTCGCCCATCTCGTATGCGCGCCACAGCGCCGCGCCGATCGAGTAACAATGCTGCATCACGCTGAATTCGACCCGCCCAAATTTGTTCGCGCTTGATTTCAGGGTCAGCGGCAAATAAAGACAAACTCGGCACTGGCAAGCCCAAATCAATCGCATACGAAAAATCATCGCCAGCAAAACCTAGCTTCAGCGCTACCGTAGCTTGCCGCACAGTACCTTGAATTGGCACTTCACCACGTCGCATGGCTGCACTGATATTTTCCGGCCCAGCCCACAAAGTCGATGAAAAGCCGCCTTCTTGCGCCAAGTGCGCAATCAAACGCCCCTCCGCCGCCTCAGCAGTTAAACGCAAAGCGCGGTATAAACTCGATTTACCGCTGCCATTAGCACCGCTGATGATATTCAGCTTTGATAAAGGCATGATCAAATCACGAAGTGAGCGGTAATTGGCAATGGCGAGGGTATGCAGCATGGCGAATCTAGATGGATCAGAAGAAGTCTCATCATAATGAGTTGTTAATATGATGTGCGAGTTTTCAATGGATACAAAAGGCCAAGCTCGTCAGCGAGTAGGGCATGTCTTGATTGCAGACCTTTGGCATTCGCCCTCTCCTTATAAATGCGGCTATTTATTTCCTAGTAGACAGCGCCACACATGTCGATCCGACAATATGCCCGCATTGTAAATCGTTGGGTCAGTTCAATCGGGTTAGATCCAACTGAATATTGCACGCACACCATGCGAAGAACTAAGGTCACGCTGATTTACAGGCGAGCAAAAAACTTGCGTGCAATTCAATTGCTGCTTGGACATGCGAAAATGGAGAGTAACGTTCGTTATCTTGGCATTGAAGTTGATGATGCTCTCGAAATATCCGACCAGACTGAAATATAGAGAGCTGCCGTGGATGGATGCCAAAATAACTGAGGCCGCAACCTGAGGGTTTGCGGCCTTTCGTTTTTCAACCGTCGACATCGACACATCGGCCTTAGCAGAAGGTTAAACACTCTTAATTCAGGCTCACTCATTCATGACCTTTTTCAGTGGGACATACAAAATATTCTGTTGTTTAGGAGAGAGCAGATCCATTAGACTAACTTGATCAAGACTCGCTAGAAACGCGTTAAGTGCGTTACCAAGTACACCCTGTAAGCGACAACTGTCTGTCAAAATACATTGGCTTTCTCTACTAAAGCACTCCACCAAATTCATATCATGTTCCATCTTGCGAACGACATCACCGATATTTATCCCACTAGAGCTCCTTGCGAGTCTTAATCCTCCGCCCTTGCCGCGCAACCCAGTGACATACCCATACCGAATGAGTTGGTTAACTACTTTCATCATGTGGCTGCGTGACACATTAAAACGCTCAGCAATTT contains these protein-coding regions:
- a CDS encoding LysR family transcriptional regulator, whose product is MLNPLWLCSFQAVVRLGSFTRAADELNLTQAAISQHMARLEAQTGRLFIRQGRQLELTPNGQALLIYAQEVDIAQKRFFRTLSAYGPVNGSVSLMVPGSVGLKLYPELLAWQIEQPAISIEMRFAPEPCIIQALLDQTTELGIVTYTPSDERLNYTRLGQEQLCLVLPAQSQARGWDDLQQLGWINHPDGTAMAMRWFARAFPGKRLADIPERGFINQISLILQPVVLGLGFAILPQHAVKAFQQQDAIRIWSLEQAVSDTLWLVQRQEWPLSQQVRLAAEIIKSGLTN
- a CDS encoding AAA family ATPase, with the protein product MLHTLAIANYRSLRDLIMPLSKLNIISGANGSGKSSLYRALRLTAEAAEGRLIAHLAQEGGFSSTLWAGPENISAAMRRGEVPIQGTVRQATVALKLGFAGDDFSYAIDLGLPVPSLSLFAADPEIKREQIWAGRIQRDAALLLDRRGAVARIRDGRAWQVINQHVPSYDSVFMQCADPMNAPEVLQLREAMRRWRFYDHLRTDAAAPVRQAQIGTYTPILANDGANLAAALQTIIEIGEPDTLAAAIDDAFPGARIQIEVQQGRFSVVMWQHGLLRPLATSELSDGTLRYLLLVAALLSPRPPELLVLNEPETSLHPDLLPALARLICAAAQRSQVIVVSHASRLVAALERESDCNSIILQKVLGETTILGLHDLEKPSWHWSAR
- a CDS encoding tyrosine-type recombinase/integrase — encoded protein: MSIRQYARIVNRWVSSIGLDPTEYCTHTMRRTKVTLIYRRAKNLRAIQLLLGHAKMESNVRYLGIEVDDALEISDQTEI
- a CDS encoding Rrf2 family transcriptional regulator, with amino-acid sequence MHITQHTDYALRVLIYLGANEHRLATIQEIAERFNVSRSHMMKVVNQLIRYGYVTGLRGKGGGLRLARSSSGINIGDVVRKMEHDMNLVECFSRESQCILTDSCRLQGVLGNALNAFLASLDQVSLMDLLSPKQQNILYVPLKKVMNE